Proteins from a single region of Punica granatum isolate Tunisia-2019 chromosome 8, ASM765513v2, whole genome shotgun sequence:
- the LOC116187767 gene encoding NDR1/HIN1-like protein 1, which yields MTREVEMVIPPDRNRGIQWSYIIKVVGGILSLFTVSFLLWRAVFVGPHKPRFTLQDVTLYNFNVTVDPSCLSSAFQATIWLQNPNARIGLYYDTVGVYATYENQQVTSRTEINSTYEGHKSADLWTVLVAGTSVPVAPHIGAALNQDWGNGVVVIMIKLDGKVRWKLGILAKGENHITVLCPAYITFGPSSTGISVGNNAIKYQLFHNCDVNLSK from the coding sequence ATGACTCGTGAAGTAGAAATGGTTATTCCACCCGACAGAAACCGCGGAATCCAGTGGTCGTATATCATAAAAGTTGTTGGGGGAATCCTGTCTTTGTTCACCGTGAGCTTCTTGCTGTGGCGGGCCGTTTTCGTCGGCCCCCATAAGCCCCGGTTCACCCTCCAAGATGTAACCCTCTATAACTTCAACGTCACTGTGGACCCGAGCTGCCTCAGCTCCGCGTTTCAAGCCACCATATGGTTGCAGAACCCAAATGCCCGGATTGGCCTATACTATGACACCGTGGGGGTGTACGCCACGTACGAAAACCAGCAGGTGACCTCGAGGACGGAAATCAATTCAACGTATGAGGGGCACAAGAGTGCAGATCTTTGGACCGTGCTTGTTGCTGGGACCTCGGTGCCGGTGGCACCACACATCGGGGCGGCACTGAATCAGGATTGGGGAAATGGCGTGGTGGTGATCATGATAAAGCTTGATGGAAAAGTAAGATGGAAACTTGGGATATTGGCCAAGGGCGAGAATCATATCACCGTTTTATGTCCGGCGTACATCACGTTTGGACCAAGCAGTACTGGCATCTCCGTCGGCAACAATGCCATCAAATATCAACTTTTCCATAATTGCGATGTCAATCTCAGTAAATGA